The DNA segment GACCACCACCCGTCTGCGGATCATCCGTGCCTCACCTCGTTCGCTCGCCCGGCGGTACGAGCGCAGATATATCCCGCCCTCGCGGTCAACGGGCGGAGCCACGCCCGGACGGCGTACGGCTCACCGAGCGGCCGGCGGCCGAGACGGCGCGGGCGAAGCGGACGGCGTCGTGGACGGCCGCCGCGCCCGTGTCGTTGTTGAAGTACGTGTAGACGTCGGCCCGGTCGGGCCAGGTGCCGGCGATCCGTCGCGCCCAGGTGGTGAGCGCCTGCCGGCCGTAGCGGGGCGCGGGGTCCGCCCGGCCGCCGTGCAGGCGCAGGTACCCCCAGTCGGCGGTCCGCCACAGGGGCGTCACGGGCCGGGAGTCCCGGTCGGCCCAGCACAGCGCGGCGCCCCGCGTCTCCAGCACGGCGCGGATCCGCGGCGTCCACCACGAGGCGTGGCGCGGTTCGACCACCACCCGGGTGCCGGCGGGGAAGCAGCCGAGGCAGGTGTCCAGCAGTCCGGCGTCCGCGTGCAGGGTGGGAGGCAGTTGGAGCAGGACGGGCCCGAGCCGGGGACCCAGGGCGGCGGCGCGCGA comes from the Streptomyces angustmyceticus genome and includes:
- a CDS encoding DUF72 domain-containing protein — its product is MTVLVGTSGWQYKDWRGVLYPADRPQRLWLEEYARQFATVESNAAFYRLPEETTFADWRDRTPDGFVMAVKASRYLTHIKRLRDPREPVGRLMSRAAALGPRLGPVLLQLPPTLHADAGLLDTCLGCFPAGTRVVVEPRHASWWTPRIRAVLETRGAALCWADRDSRPVTPLWRTADWGYLRLHGGRADPAPRYGRQALTTWARRIAGTWPDRADVYTYFNNDTGAAAVHDAVRFARAVSAAGRSVSRTPSGRGSAR